From the Oceanicaulis alexandrii DSM 11625 genome, one window contains:
- a CDS encoding amidohydrolase family protein — translation MKKLLTSLMLAAAVMAPASAQTIVVNNGRVVTNTATGVIENGGVVIRDGAIVDVGSSVSIPDGAEVIDAQGGWITPGLFHPHTQLGLIEVGAEPSTHDDAADESSFTAAIDVADGFNPSGTHIDSARIEGLTRFAVHPNTGSAILAGRGALADASGEPDSLFATRQFMLVDMSQSGARTAGGSRTAAWAFLRAAIEDARFYPGRFMSHHEGDAIDRYDAAALVGAVRGEIPLVMIMDRAADIRRAIAFAAQYPAISIIIAGGAEAHLVADELAAADIPVIYDPMRNLPDSFDTLASTNEGAAIMHAAGVQLAYTTVGSDLYFNPRLLAQHAGIAVAHGADWDDAFLAITLTPAEIYGVGDQYGALATGYVADVVVWDGDPLEVMSAPTHVFINGETQSLETRQTRLRDRYAQVTDDHAYAYEH, via the coding sequence ATGAAAAAGCTCCTGACATCCCTAATGCTGGCCGCCGCCGTCATGGCGCCCGCCAGCGCTCAGACCATCGTCGTCAACAATGGCCGCGTGGTGACCAACACGGCGACCGGCGTCATCGAGAACGGCGGCGTGGTCATCCGTGACGGCGCTATCGTCGACGTTGGCTCCAGCGTCTCCATTCCTGATGGGGCCGAGGTCATCGACGCCCAGGGCGGCTGGATCACGCCGGGCCTGTTCCACCCGCACACCCAGCTGGGTCTGATCGAGGTGGGCGCAGAGCCTTCCACCCATGATGATGCGGCGGACGAGTCCAGCTTCACTGCGGCCATCGATGTGGCCGACGGCTTCAACCCGTCCGGCACGCATATCGATTCCGCCAGGATTGAGGGCCTGACCCGGTTTGCGGTGCACCCCAATACGGGTTCGGCCATCCTGGCCGGTCGCGGCGCACTGGCGGACGCCAGCGGCGAGCCGGACAGCCTGTTCGCCACGCGCCAGTTCATGCTGGTGGACATGTCCCAGTCCGGCGCCCGCACGGCTGGCGGCTCTCGCACGGCGGCCTGGGCCTTCCTGCGCGCCGCCATCGAGGACGCCCGCTTCTACCCGGGACGCTTCATGTCTCACCATGAAGGCGACGCCATTGACCGCTATGACGCCGCAGCGCTCGTCGGCGCTGTGCGTGGGGAAATTCCGCTGGTGATGATCATGGACCGGGCAGCGGATATCCGTCGCGCCATCGCCTTCGCCGCGCAATATCCTGCCATCAGCATCATCATCGCCGGCGGCGCGGAAGCGCATCTGGTGGCCGACGAGCTGGCGGCGGCGGACATCCCGGTCATCTATGACCCGATGCGCAACCTGCCCGACAGCTTTGACACCCTCGCCTCCACCAATGAAGGCGCGGCGATCATGCATGCCGCAGGCGTCCAGCTGGCCTACACCACGGTCGGCTCTGACCTGTACTTCAACCCGCGCCTTCTGGCCCAGCACGCCGGCATCGCCGTCGCGCACGGGGCGGATTGGGATGACGCCTTCCTGGCGATCACCCTGACGCCGGCTGAAATCTACGGCGTCGGCGACCAGTATGGCGCGCTAGCGACGGGATATGTCGCGGACGTAGTGGTCTGGGACGGCGATCCGCTCGAAGTGATGAGCGCGCCGACTCACGTGTTCATCAATGGCGAAACGCAGAGCCTTGAGACCCGGCAAACGCGTCTGCGGGACCGTTACGCCCAGGTGACTGACGATCATGCCTACGCCTATGAGCACTAA
- a CDS encoding DEAD/DEAH box helicase → MTFEDLGLSPALLSAIADAGYEKPTPIQEGAIPVALTGRDVLGIAQTGTGKTASFTLPMIERLSRGRARARMPRSLVLAPTRELAAQVADNVKLYAKNHKLNMALLIGGVSFEPQKRILDQGADILIATPGRLLDHFERGGLLLTGVEILVIDEADRMLDMGFIPDIERILKLLPPRRQTLFFSATMPGEIKHLVDNFLNDPVRVEVARPAQTAELITQYILRVSDNQARTKREALRNAINRDGVKNGIIFCNRKRDVDVVARSLQRHGFSAAPIHGDLDQSQRTKTLADFKSGELRLLVASDVAARGLDIPAVSHVFNVDIPRNADDYVHRIGRTGRAGLKGEAVTLVSAEDAKALAKVVKLIGKEPEELKLDGSATGAPAAEPAPEPAQTGSSEEKPKSRRRSRSRNKPEASKVQADASEAPDLAASEDAPAMAEAPVEARDHEEPKSSERAAPRERSSRSQRGSRQDRPSRHDRHERDTSPVGFGDHVPEFLLRPAFP, encoded by the coding sequence ATGACGTTTGAAGACCTCGGGCTGAGCCCCGCACTCCTTTCAGCTATTGCTGACGCTGGTTACGAAAAGCCCACCCCGATCCAGGAGGGCGCCATTCCGGTTGCGCTGACCGGACGGGACGTGCTGGGCATCGCCCAGACCGGCACCGGCAAGACCGCATCCTTCACCCTGCCCATGATCGAGCGCTTGTCGCGCGGCCGCGCCCGCGCCCGCATGCCGCGCTCTCTGGTGCTGGCGCCGACCCGCGAGCTGGCGGCGCAGGTGGCTGATAACGTCAAGCTCTACGCCAAGAACCACAAGCTCAACATGGCGCTCCTGATCGGCGGCGTCTCCTTTGAGCCGCAAAAGCGCATTCTCGATCAGGGCGCGGACATCCTGATCGCCACGCCGGGGCGGCTGCTGGACCATTTTGAACGCGGCGGCCTGTTGCTGACCGGCGTCGAAATCCTCGTCATCGACGAAGCCGACCGCATGCTGGATATGGGCTTCATTCCCGATATCGAACGCATCCTGAAACTGTTGCCGCCGCGGCGTCAGACGCTGTTCTTCTCGGCCACCATGCCGGGAGAGATCAAGCATCTGGTCGACAACTTCCTCAACGATCCCGTGCGGGTCGAAGTGGCGCGTCCGGCGCAAACCGCAGAGCTGATCACCCAGTACATTCTGCGCGTGTCCGACAACCAGGCGCGCACCAAGCGTGAAGCCCTACGCAACGCCATCAATCGCGACGGCGTGAAAAACGGCATCATCTTCTGCAATCGCAAGCGCGATGTGGATGTGGTCGCTCGCTCGCTGCAGCGTCACGGCTTTTCCGCAGCCCCGATCCATGGCGACCTTGATCAGAGCCAGCGCACCAAAACCCTGGCGGACTTCAAGTCTGGCGAATTGCGCCTGCTGGTCGCCTCTGACGTGGCCGCGCGCGGTCTCGACATTCCCGCCGTGAGTCATGTGTTCAACGTGGACATTCCGCGGAACGCCGACGATTACGTCCACCGCATTGGCCGGACAGGTCGCGCGGGTCTGAAGGGCGAAGCGGTGACGCTGGTCTCCGCTGAAGACGCCAAGGCCCTCGCCAAGGTCGTCAAGCTGATCGGCAAGGAACCTGAAGAGCTCAAGCTCGACGGGTCTGCAACCGGTGCGCCTGCAGCTGAACCCGCGCCTGAACCGGCTCAGACCGGCTCCTCCGAGGAAAAACCAAAGTCTCGTCGCCGGTCGCGCTCGCGCAACAAACCGGAGGCCAGCAAGGTCCAGGCGGACGCCTCTGAGGCCCCTGATCTGGCGGCTTCAGAAGACGCACCAGCGATGGCTGAGGCCCCTGTGGAAGCCCGTGACCATGAAGAGCCTAAATCCTCTGAGCGTGCTGCACCCAGAGAGCGCTCCTCGCGCTCACAACGCGGCTCGCGTCAGGACAGGCCGTCGCGTCACGATCGCCATGAGCGCGATACGTCGCCGGTTGGATTTGGCGACCATGTGCCCGAATTTTTGCTTCGGCCCGCGTTTCCGTAG
- a CDS encoding GGDEF domain-containing protein: MNGRLHAAEGIEIGRKALDLMASLGLVPTPHNYAVFTAYVSDTIPDLCSVIQRHIDRDEPLSSELLEDLYDTHFSFKRIQSAVLDAGGAMSRELGSVVQTLQAAERDTAAYGAELAGATGRLDKVTDANAIKQMVEGLVAATARMQRRSRDLERRLQETSQEVNQLRSNLEKVREEAMTDALTGVANRKRFDESMRKSRRDADLNGSPFSLVLCDIDHFKRFNDTWGHQTGDQIIRFVSACLARYASDHHVVARYGGEEFGIVMPNTSLEDAKAIAEKIRQVVESKRLLRKSTNEDLGNITISMGVSQFRPSEVVECLIERCDANLYKSKQLGRNRVTVDGDQLPNRQGIAAA, translated from the coding sequence TTGAACGGTCGTTTACACGCTGCTGAAGGGATCGAAATCGGGCGCAAAGCGCTGGATTTGATGGCGAGTCTCGGACTTGTTCCCACGCCTCATAACTATGCGGTCTTCACGGCATACGTGTCTGACACCATTCCTGATTTATGCTCGGTCATTCAAAGACATATTGATCGGGACGAGCCCTTGTCCTCTGAGCTTCTCGAAGATCTTTACGACACGCATTTCAGCTTCAAACGCATCCAGAGCGCGGTTCTGGATGCAGGTGGGGCCATGAGCCGCGAGCTGGGCTCTGTCGTTCAAACCCTGCAGGCTGCTGAACGCGACACCGCCGCCTATGGCGCGGAACTCGCAGGCGCCACGGGCCGCCTGGACAAGGTCACAGACGCCAACGCAATCAAACAGATGGTGGAAGGCCTGGTCGCCGCCACGGCACGGATGCAGCGCCGGTCACGTGATCTTGAGCGCCGCCTCCAGGAAACCAGTCAGGAAGTCAATCAGCTCCGCAGCAATCTCGAAAAAGTGCGCGAGGAAGCCATGACCGACGCCCTGACCGGCGTCGCCAATCGCAAGCGCTTTGATGAATCCATGCGCAAGTCGCGCCGGGACGCTGATCTGAACGGGTCGCCCTTCTCACTGGTCTTGTGTGACATCGACCACTTCAAACGCTTCAACGATACCTGGGGCCACCAGACCGGTGACCAGATCATCCGCTTCGTCTCCGCCTGTCTGGCGCGCTATGCGTCCGACCATCATGTGGTGGCGCGGTATGGCGGTGAAGAGTTCGGCATCGTCATGCCCAACACGTCTCTTGAAGACGCAAAGGCGATCGCAGAGAAAATCCGTCAGGTCGTTGAGAGCAAACGCCTGCTGCGCAAGTCCACGAATGAGGACCTGGGCAATATCACGATCTCCATGGGCGTCTCCCAGTTCAGGCCCTCTGAAGTGGTGGAGTGCCTGATCGAGCGCTGTGACGCCAATCTGTACAAATCCAAACAGCTAGGCCGCAATCGGGTCACTGTGGACGGCGATCAACTGCCTAACCGACAAGGCATCGCCGCCGCCTGA
- a CDS encoding glutathione S-transferase: MKLYVSPTSPYARKCRALIIEKSLERKIEVIECDPRSDPEALLAINPLGKVPALDRDGAPALMDSPLICEFIDSMDEENWIPRRGESRILVMRQQALADGLIDLTIGRRIEMQRDADKQWDFWSERWERGVRRTLDALNQDRSQYERSVDLGALSVAIALHYLDLRFAELNWREHYPELATFAARWDQRASFEQTRPPSGA; this comes from the coding sequence GTGAAACTTTATGTCTCTCCCACTTCGCCCTATGCGCGTAAATGCCGGGCGCTGATCATCGAGAAAAGCCTTGAGCGCAAGATCGAAGTGATTGAATGCGATCCGCGCAGTGATCCTGAAGCGCTCCTCGCCATCAACCCGCTGGGCAAGGTTCCAGCGCTTGACCGTGACGGCGCCCCGGCCTTGATGGACTCTCCTCTGATCTGCGAATTCATCGACAGTATGGACGAAGAGAACTGGATTCCGCGGCGCGGCGAGAGCCGGATTCTGGTCATGCGTCAGCAGGCGCTGGCGGACGGGCTCATCGACCTGACCATCGGTCGCCGGATCGAGATGCAGCGTGACGCCGACAAGCAGTGGGATTTCTGGTCAGAGCGTTGGGAGCGCGGCGTGCGGCGTACTCTGGACGCCTTAAACCAGGACCGTTCCCAATATGAGCGCTCGGTGGATCTGGGCGCCCTGAGCGTCGCCATCGCGCTTCATTATCTGGATCTGAGGTTTGCTGAACTGAACTGGCGTGAGCACTATCCCGAGCTCGCGACGTTTGCGGCGCGTTGGGACCAGCGCGCCAGTTTTGAACAGACCCGCCCGCCGTCTGGCGCCTAG
- a CDS encoding HesB/IscA family protein, translated as MARQRLKAVTLTEAAAERVKKLMADRDAGYLRVGVKNGGCAGMEYVMDYVSEPDPLDERVQDQGVEIVVDSKSLLFMLGAQIDYEITPLHAKFVFRNPNETDACGCGESVTLVPAQLAD; from the coding sequence ATGGCCCGACAAAGACTCAAAGCCGTCACCCTGACGGAAGCCGCCGCTGAGCGCGTCAAAAAGCTGATGGCGGACCGTGACGCCGGCTATCTGCGCGTGGGCGTCAAAAATGGCGGCTGCGCCGGCATGGAATATGTCATGGACTATGTCAGCGAGCCTGATCCGCTGGACGAGCGGGTTCAGGATCAGGGCGTGGAGATTGTGGTGGATTCCAAATCCCTGCTCTTCATGCTGGGGGCGCAGATTGATTATGAAATCACGCCTTTGCACGCCAAATTTGTTTTCCGGAACCCCAATGAAACCGATGCCTGTGGTTGTGGGGAGAGTGTGACTCTGGTGCCTGCACAGCTGGCGGATTAA
- a CDS encoding SUF system Fe-S cluster assembly protein — MTLDAPTSADAKPAHDAAAESEIPQEEIERITHDVIEALKTVFDPEIPVDIYELGLIYQVDLEPDHSLKVEMTLTAPGCPVAGEMPGWVRDACETVKGVERADVTLTFDPPWTPDRMSDEAKLTLNMF, encoded by the coding sequence ATGACCCTGGATGCGCCGACTTCGGCTGATGCGAAACCGGCGCATGATGCTGCGGCGGAGTCCGAGATTCCGCAAGAAGAGATCGAGCGCATCACCCATGACGTGATCGAGGCGTTGAAAACGGTGTTTGACCCGGAAATCCCGGTCGACATTTACGAACTGGGGTTGATCTATCAGGTTGATCTGGAGCCTGATCACAGTCTGAAGGTCGAGATGACGCTGACGGCGCCGGGCTGCCCGGTCGCCGGTGAAATGCCGGGCTGGGTGCGCGATGCGTGTGAAACGGTCAAAGGCGTGGAACGGGCCGATGTCACCCTGACGTTTGATCCGCCCTGGACGCCGGATCGCATGTCTGACGAAGCCAAGCTGACGCTGAACATGTTTTAA
- a CDS encoding cysteine desulfurase, producing the protein MSAERKPVSGLDVAHVRAQFPILSREVNGKPLVYLDSAASAQKPEAVIEAVADVWRHSYANVHRGLHTLANEATEAFEASRGKMARFLGADHADQIVFTRGATEAINLVADSFGATLGEGDEIILSQMEHHSNIVPWHFLRERKGVVLKWAPVTDDGALDMDAFDALVTERTKLVAITHMSNVMGTISPIEAIVSKAHAVGAAVLVDGSQGAVHMPVDVKALGCDFYVVTGHKLYGPNGAGALYAAGDWLDRLRPYQGGGEMIAEVREDGVVYADVPHKFEAGTPVIAEVIGLGAALDWMCGLDRIALMEHERQLMDRFEAGLAEFEGATIYGRTQDKGAITSFGLEGAHPHDLAQLMDKYGVAVRAGHHCAHPLMQRFGVPGTLRASFAAYNTEADVDAALEALRKAKSFLI; encoded by the coding sequence ATGTCAGCTGAACGCAAACCTGTGAGCGGTCTGGACGTGGCGCATGTGCGCGCTCAGTTCCCGATCCTCAGCCGCGAGGTGAACGGCAAGCCGCTGGTCTATCTCGACAGCGCCGCGTCCGCACAGAAGCCCGAGGCGGTGATCGAGGCCGTTGCGGATGTGTGGCGTCATTCCTACGCCAACGTCCATCGCGGCCTTCATACGCTGGCCAATGAGGCGACCGAAGCCTTTGAAGCGAGCCGGGGCAAGATGGCGCGTTTTCTGGGCGCGGATCATGCCGACCAGATCGTCTTCACGCGCGGCGCCACTGAAGCGATTAATCTGGTCGCGGACAGTTTTGGCGCGACGCTGGGCGAGGGTGACGAGATCATCCTCAGCCAGATGGAGCACCATTCCAACATCGTCCCCTGGCATTTCTTGCGTGAACGCAAGGGCGTGGTGCTCAAATGGGCGCCGGTGACCGATGACGGCGCGCTGGATATGGACGCGTTCGATGCGCTTGTGACCGAGCGCACCAAGCTGGTCGCCATCACCCATATGTCCAATGTGATGGGCACCATTTCGCCCATCGAGGCGATTGTGAGCAAAGCCCATGCCGTCGGAGCCGCCGTGCTGGTGGACGGCTCTCAGGGCGCGGTTCACATGCCGGTCGACGTCAAGGCGCTCGGGTGTGACTTCTACGTGGTGACCGGCCACAAGCTCTATGGCCCCAACGGCGCCGGCGCGCTTTATGCGGCGGGCGACTGGCTGGACCGGTTGCGCCCCTATCAGGGCGGCGGTGAAATGATCGCTGAAGTGCGCGAAGACGGCGTGGTCTACGCCGACGTGCCGCACAAGTTTGAAGCCGGCACGCCGGTGATCGCTGAGGTCATCGGTCTGGGCGCGGCGCTGGACTGGATGTGCGGCCTCGACCGGATCGCGCTGATGGAGCATGAGCGTCAGCTGATGGACCGGTTCGAAGCGGGGCTCGCCGAGTTTGAGGGCGCGACCATTTACGGCCGCACTCAAGACAAGGGCGCCATCACCTCGTTCGGTCTTGAGGGCGCGCATCCGCATGACCTGGCGCAACTCATGGACAAGTATGGCGTTGCGGTGCGTGCGGGCCATCATTGCGCCCACCCGCTGATGCAACGCTTTGGCGTCCCGGGCACGCTGCGCGCCAGCTTCGCCGCCTACAACACCGAAGCTGATGTGGATGCGGCGCTTGAGGCGTTGCGAAAAGCCAAGAGCTTTCTCATCTAG
- the sufD gene encoding Fe-S cluster assembly protein SufD — protein sequence MGAAVKLTDMETALIGQLPEDAPLRALLSEQGLPNRRVEEWKWTDLRTVVGKLPAEPGVLTFTISREPDAWAEQDEEPGLLMPRLASALGEDIQVYTLEDGERLELGVEATKGFAHQQVLVLVPEGVKAELIESYAVEADGFANLTLVIVVMPGAELERIIEQDASPDGALVVTSLIDLAPGATLNQTTLGFGAKLARLETHVNHAGEGAELQLNGAYVLGEGMHLDQTSVVRHVGPNGATSELFKGAAAKGGKGVFQGKIHVEQAAQKTDAQMQHRGLLLDAKAEIDAKPELEIYADDVVCAHGNAFGALDEDALFYMRQRGLPDVKARALLTQSFLAEPIERIRDDDDRERLMTRLMAALEAL from the coding sequence ATGGGTGCGGCTGTCAAACTGACTGATATGGAGACGGCGCTGATTGGTCAGCTGCCCGAGGACGCGCCCTTGCGCGCTCTCCTCTCCGAACAGGGCCTGCCCAATCGCCGCGTGGAAGAGTGGAAATGGACCGATCTGCGCACGGTGGTGGGCAAACTGCCCGCCGAGCCGGGCGTTCTGACCTTCACCATCTCGCGCGAGCCTGACGCCTGGGCCGAGCAGGACGAAGAGCCGGGCCTCCTTATGCCTCGCCTCGCTTCAGCGTTAGGCGAGGACATTCAGGTCTACACGCTGGAAGACGGCGAACGGCTGGAGCTGGGCGTCGAAGCCACCAAGGGTTTCGCTCACCAACAGGTTCTGGTGCTTGTGCCAGAAGGCGTGAAGGCGGAGCTGATTGAAAGCTACGCCGTGGAGGCGGACGGGTTTGCGAACCTGACGCTTGTGATCGTGGTGATGCCCGGCGCGGAGCTGGAGCGGATCATCGAGCAGGACGCCTCGCCGGACGGGGCGCTTGTGGTCACCAGCCTGATCGATCTGGCGCCGGGCGCGACGTTGAACCAGACGACGTTGGGGTTTGGCGCCAAGCTGGCGCGTCTTGAAACCCATGTGAATCATGCTGGCGAGGGCGCAGAGCTGCAACTGAACGGCGCTTATGTGCTGGGCGAGGGGATGCATCTCGATCAGACGTCAGTCGTGCGCCATGTGGGCCCGAACGGCGCGACCTCAGAGCTGTTCAAGGGCGCGGCCGCCAAGGGCGGCAAGGGCGTGTTCCAGGGCAAGATCCATGTGGAGCAGGCGGCGCAGAAGACTGACGCCCAAATGCAGCATCGGGGGCTCTTGCTGGACGCCAAGGCCGAGATCGACGCCAAGCCCGAGCTTGAAATCTATGCTGACGACGTGGTCTGCGCCCATGGCAACGCCTTTGGCGCCCTGGACGAGGACGCGTTGTTCTACATGCGCCAGCGCGGCCTGCCGGACGTGAAAGCCCGCGCGCTTCTGACGCAAAGCTTTCTGGCGGAACCGATCGAACGCATCCGTGATGACGATGACCGCGAGCGCCTGATGACGCGCTTGATGGCGGCTCTGGAGGCGCTCTGA